From a region of the Nonlabens dokdonensis DSW-6 genome:
- a CDS encoding deoxycytidylate deaminase, with translation MKKDKQHRYDVAYLRMATEWGKLSHCKRRQVGALIVRDRMIISDGYNGTPSGFENFCEDDAGYTKWYVLHAEANAILKVAGSTQSCKDATLYITMSPCKDCSKLIHQSGIKRVVYMEGYKDDSGLQFLEKAGVIIEQIEEVH, from the coding sequence TTGAAAAAGGATAAACAACATAGATATGATGTAGCTTATTTAAGAATGGCTACAGAATGGGGGAAACTCTCGCATTGCAAAAGACGTCAAGTAGGTGCGCTTATTGTAAGAGATCGCATGATTATAAGCGACGGTTATAATGGTACTCCTAGTGGTTTTGAGAACTTTTGTGAGGATGACGCTGGATATACTAAATGGTATGTGCTCCATGCAGAGGCTAATGCGATTCTTAAAGTAGCTGGATCTACACAAAGTTGCAAAGACGCAACGCTGTATATAACGATGTCGCCTTGTAAAGACTGCAGCAAGCTTATTCATCAAAGCGGCATAAAACGTGTAGTCTACATGGAAGGATATAAAGATGATAGCGGCTTGCAATTTCTTGAGAAAGCAGGAGTTATTATAGAACAAATAGAAGAAGTGCATTAA
- a CDS encoding NAD(P)/FAD-dependent oxidoreductase: MNLSYWEIKSWLTDVDFTIIGSGIVGLNCAIHLKNRFPKSKVLLLEKGVLPQGASTKNAGFACFGSLSELIDDLKHHSEEEVLDLVRQRVDGLQVLRSTLGDQAIDYQELGGYELFVQDDLELYEKCKEQKDRINSLLHPIFKAPVFNWHENAFGFENLKQHYSFNPFEGQIDTGKMMSSLLRLTLNKDIKILNNTIVEELSDSGDQVHIKTNHFEFVTSKVFVATNGFASQLLNEKIKPARAQVLITKPIKDLQIKGTFHLDRGYYYFRNIDNRILFGGGRNLDIKGEQTTELAQTKLIQDSLEELLKTTIFPNTPFEIDHRWSGIMGIGKTKKPVVKQIGNNMYCGVKLGGMGVAIGSSIGKKLAQLFTIK, from the coding sequence ATGAACTTATCCTATTGGGAAATAAAATCTTGGCTTACCGATGTAGATTTTACCATCATCGGTAGTGGTATCGTTGGACTTAATTGCGCTATTCACCTTAAAAATCGTTTTCCTAAATCAAAAGTGCTTCTTCTTGAAAAAGGTGTTTTACCTCAAGGTGCTAGTACTAAAAACGCTGGTTTTGCCTGTTTCGGTAGTTTGAGTGAATTAATCGACGATCTAAAGCATCACAGTGAAGAAGAAGTTCTAGATTTAGTACGACAACGTGTTGATGGTTTGCAGGTGTTGCGTTCTACTTTAGGAGATCAAGCCATAGATTATCAAGAATTAGGTGGTTATGAACTCTTTGTGCAGGATGATTTAGAACTGTATGAAAAGTGTAAAGAGCAAAAGGATCGCATCAATTCCTTATTACATCCCATTTTTAAAGCGCCAGTATTTAACTGGCACGAAAACGCCTTTGGATTTGAGAATTTAAAACAACACTACAGTTTCAATCCTTTTGAAGGGCAAATTGATACTGGTAAAATGATGTCTAGCCTTCTAAGGCTTACTTTAAATAAGGATATCAAAATCCTAAATAACACGATCGTAGAAGAACTTTCTGATTCAGGAGATCAAGTTCATATTAAAACAAATCATTTTGAGTTTGTTACTTCTAAGGTTTTTGTGGCTACAAATGGATTTGCTTCACAGCTTTTAAATGAAAAAATAAAACCTGCCAGAGCACAAGTCTTGATCACAAAACCTATAAAAGATTTACAAATCAAAGGAACATTTCATCTCGATAGAGGTTATTATTATTTTAGAAATATCGACAATAGAATCCTATTCGGTGGTGGTAGGAATCTAGATATTAAAGGAGAACAAACAACAGAATTAGCTCAAACAAAACTTATTCAAGACAGCTTAGAAGAACTTTTAAAAACTACCATTTTTCCTAACACACCTTTTGAAATTGATCATCGTTGGTCAGGCATCATGGGGATAGGTAAAACAAAAAAGCCTGTCGTTAAACAAATAGGAAATAACATGTACTGCGGCGTCAAACTCGGAGGAATGGGCGTTGCCATCGGTAGCTCCATAGGCAAAAAGCTAGCGCAACTTTTTACGATTAAATAG
- a CDS encoding MarC family protein, which produces MEQIGFVEFFSAFDFKEAFTAGMILFAVIDIIGSIPIIVDLRRKVGHVQSEKASIVAGMLMIVFMFVGESMLGLIGIDVNSFAVAGAFIIFFIALEMILGIQLYKDDAPETAAIIPIAFPLIAGAGTLTSVLSLRSEYAAINIIVAIIVNIGFVYVVLKNSGKIEKLIGKQGINVVRKIFGVILLAIAVKLFTANIKELF; this is translated from the coding sequence ATGGAACAAATAGGTTTTGTAGAATTTTTCTCAGCCTTTGACTTTAAAGAGGCTTTTACTGCTGGAATGATATTATTTGCAGTAATTGATATTATAGGAAGTATCCCAATCATTGTGGATTTAAGACGTAAAGTGGGACATGTGCAAAGTGAAAAAGCATCTATCGTAGCAGGAATGTTGATGATCGTTTTTATGTTTGTAGGAGAAAGTATGTTAGGTTTGATAGGAATAGACGTCAACTCATTTGCAGTAGCTGGTGCGTTCATTATATTTTTTATCGCCTTAGAAATGATTTTAGGAATTCAACTTTACAAGGATGATGCGCCAGAGACGGCTGCGATTATTCCTATTGCATTTCCACTTATTGCTGGTGCTGGAACTTTGACTTCAGTTCTATCTTTAAGATCAGAGTACGCAGCTATAAATATTATAGTAGCTATTATTGTCAACATAGGTTTTGTCTATGTGGTTTTAAAAAACTCTGGGAAAATTGAAAAATTAATAGGTAAACAAGGAATTAACGTGGTTAGGAAAATCTTTGGAGTTATCTTGCTAGCCATCGCTGTGAAGCTGTTTACAGCAAACATTAAAGAACTTTTCTAG
- the queA gene encoding tRNA preQ1(34) S-adenosylmethionine ribosyltransferase-isomerase QueA, translating to MKLSQFGYDLPEDRIAQHPAENRDESKLMVLHRKTGKIEHKMFKDVIDYFNEDDVFVFNDTKVFPARLYGNKEKTGARIEVFLLRELNPDTKLWDVLVDPARKIRIGNKLYFGEDESLVAEVIDNTTSRGRTLRFLYDGSYEEFRQALKELGETPLPKELNRDVEPEDEERYQTIFAEKEGAVAAPVAGLHFSKHLLKRLEIKGVKMTAVTMHIGLGTFAPVEVEDLSKHKMDSEQAFITQDTCDMVNKAIDTKRNVCAVGTTTMRTLESAVSSNGHLNTFAEWTNKFIFPPYDFTIANSMITNFHHPKSTLMMQAAAFAGYDFLNEAYEEALKNDYRFSTYGDAMLIID from the coding sequence ATGAAGTTATCGCAATTTGGTTACGATCTGCCAGAAGATCGCATCGCTCAACATCCAGCAGAAAATAGAGATGAATCGAAGCTGATGGTTTTGCATAGAAAAACTGGTAAAATTGAGCATAAAATGTTCAAAGATGTGATTGATTATTTTAATGAAGATGATGTCTTTGTATTTAACGACACAAAGGTTTTTCCTGCCAGATTATATGGTAATAAAGAAAAAACAGGTGCGAGAATAGAGGTATTTCTTCTTAGAGAATTAAACCCAGACACAAAATTGTGGGATGTACTTGTAGATCCAGCAAGAAAAATAAGAATAGGAAATAAATTATACTTTGGTGAAGATGAGAGTCTTGTAGCTGAAGTGATTGATAATACTACTTCTAGAGGTCGTACGTTGAGGTTCCTTTACGATGGTAGTTATGAGGAGTTTAGACAGGCGCTTAAAGAACTGGGTGAGACTCCTTTACCTAAGGAATTGAATAGAGATGTAGAGCCAGAAGATGAGGAGCGTTATCAAACAATTTTTGCCGAAAAAGAAGGTGCAGTAGCTGCTCCAGTTGCAGGACTTCACTTTTCTAAGCACTTACTTAAGAGGCTAGAAATTAAAGGTGTTAAAATGACGGCAGTAACTATGCACATAGGTTTAGGAACTTTTGCACCAGTTGAGGTAGAAGATCTTTCTAAACATAAAATGGATAGTGAGCAGGCTTTTATTACTCAAGACACGTGCGATATGGTAAATAAAGCTATTGATACTAAAAGGAACGTTTGTGCAGTAGGAACTACTACCATGCGTACTCTTGAAAGTGCAGTGAGTAGTAATGGACATTTAAACACGTTTGCAGAGTGGACTAATAAATTTATTTTCCCTCCTTATGATTTTACCATTGCAAACAGTATGATCACTAACTTTCACCATCCTAAATCTACCTTAATGATGCAGGCAGCTGCATTTGCAGGTTATGATTTTTTGAATGAGGCTTATGAAGAAGCACTTAAGAATGATTACAGATTCAGCACTTATGGTGATGCGATGTTGATTATTGACTAA
- the rpe gene encoding ribulose-phosphate 3-epimerase gives MSTLIAPSVLAADFANLQRDVEMINHSDADWFHIDIMDGVFVPNISFGMPVLRDIVKHATKTIDCHLMIVDPDRYVKTFADLGCDILTVHYEACTHLHRTLQLIKSHGMKAGVALNPHTSVHLLTDTIQDIDMVCLMSVNPGFGGQSFIENTYDKITQLKKIIDHKKCDTLIEIDGGVTDKNAKQLVKAGADVLVAGSYVFKSNDPTATVAGLRKMVN, from the coding sequence ATGTCTACACTTATCGCCCCATCAGTTCTCGCAGCAGATTTTGCAAACCTGCAAAGAGACGTAGAAATGATCAACCACTCAGACGCTGACTGGTTTCATATCGATATTATGGACGGTGTTTTTGTACCTAACATTTCCTTTGGGATGCCTGTTCTACGTGACATTGTAAAACATGCTACTAAAACGATAGACTGTCACCTTATGATAGTAGATCCTGATCGTTATGTAAAGACGTTTGCAGATTTAGGTTGCGATATTCTAACAGTACACTATGAAGCCTGTACTCATTTGCACAGAACATTACAATTGATCAAGTCACATGGTATGAAAGCAGGCGTGGCTTTGAATCCGCATACGAGTGTTCATTTACTTACGGATACCATTCAAGATATAGACATGGTATGTTTAATGAGTGTAAATCCAGGTTTTGGAGGGCAGAGCTTTATCGAGAATACGTATGATAAAATTACTCAGCTTAAAAAAATCATTGATCATAAAAAATGTGATACACTTATAGAAATCGATGGTGGAGTGACAGATAAAAATGCAAAGCAACTAGTTAAAGCTGGTGCTGACGTGCTTGTTGCTGGAAGCTATGTTTTTAAGTCTAATGATCCTACAGCTACTGTTGCTGGTTTGAGAAAAATGGTGAATTAG
- a CDS encoding BLUF domain-containing protein codes for MKSTYTICYVSKVAPNLSEKDIEALFQYTAAYNNKSNISGILLHSLDNFFQVLEGSEKSLTKLYEKIKEDTRHGEIYEVYNRKISQPVFDNYKSTFDIVKTAEDLKMLLIYLNQDVSNSTNRKLRRLLAPFDLLGEF; via the coding sequence ATGAAATCCACTTATACCATCTGTTACGTGAGCAAAGTTGCTCCTAATTTATCTGAGAAAGACATAGAAGCGCTTTTTCAATACACAGCCGCCTACAATAATAAAAGTAATATAAGCGGCATTCTTTTACACTCTTTAGATAATTTTTTCCAAGTCCTAGAGGGCAGTGAGAAATCCTTGACAAAGCTTTACGAAAAAATCAAAGAAGATACTAGACATGGAGAAATCTATGAAGTCTATAATAGAAAAATATCACAACCAGTTTTTGATAATTACAAATCTACTTTTGATATTGTAAAAACTGCTGAAGATTTAAAAATGTTGTTGATCTACCTCAATCAAGATGTGTCTAATAGTACTAATCGTAAATTGAGAAGACTTCTTGCACCATTTGATTTATTAGGAGAGTTTTAG
- a CDS encoding CBS domain-containing protein → MGIKNFMGKRETAANVPQKFQVKDFMTRKLITFSPDQGITEVMDILLKQRITGGPVVDANNQLVGIISDTDLMHVIGESRYHNMPVGNRLVSDYMSLQPATIDEEADIFDAAARFLKTGHRRFPVTSEGKLIGQISRMDVIIAATKLKGDQWR, encoded by the coding sequence ATGGGAATTAAAAACTTTATGGGCAAACGTGAAACCGCTGCAAATGTGCCTCAAAAATTTCAAGTAAAAGACTTCATGACTCGTAAGCTCATCACCTTTTCACCAGATCAGGGAATTACTGAAGTGATGGATATCTTATTAAAACAAAGAATAACAGGTGGACCAGTTGTAGATGCTAACAACCAATTAGTAGGTATCATAAGCGATACTGATTTAATGCACGTCATAGGAGAAAGCAGGTACCACAATATGCCCGTAGGAAATAGACTAGTAAGTGATTACATGTCACTGCAACCGGCAACAATAGATGAAGAGGCTGATATTTTTGATGCCGCAGCACGATTCTTAAAAACAGGACACAGACGCTTTCCTGTTACCAGTGAAGGGAAGCTCATAGGTCAAATTTCAAGAATGGATGTTATTATAGCAGCAACAAAACTAAAAGGAGATCAATGGCGCTAG
- a CDS encoding S41 family peptidase translates to MKKSYLYYPLFLGIIFAIGIWLGSVLNENSIGNDYIASSSSLKKRKLNRLIDLIDQRYVDQINTDSIVDVTVNEIMQNLDPHSVYIPSSELEDVDNNMRGDFVGIGIRFFVNQDSISVLRAIEDGPSDKAGIKGGDKILYADGKPLFGANAISTNVLKGEEGSKIVLGILRPGDEEVINVPVVRGNVAIKSIDASYMLTNKLGYIKINRFAESTEEEFKNAIKQLKRAGATQIALDLRDNPGGVLSAAVAIADEFLKEDQLILFQKDRNDKRKDSYATDRGSYENSAVYILINENSASASEVVAGALQDNDKGTIIGRRSFGKGLVQQEIKLGDGSAVRLTIARYYTPTGRSIQRPYSNGNEDYFKEYIDRYSNGELQNEENIQVNDSLKRVTPGGKVVYGGGGIIPDVFVASPDGYVLQTLNYFGRTGFADQFVNRYLQDEGKFMRDMSQEEFINSYEVTEEMMKEFILYAQLNNTSIKLPGYRDEIALIIKSSLAEQLFTTELKVKLLNQEDEMIEKLLELSTSRSS, encoded by the coding sequence ATGAAGAAAAGTTATTTATACTACCCATTATTTTTGGGAATTATTTTTGCCATAGGAATATGGCTGGGCAGCGTGCTCAATGAAAATAGTATAGGTAACGACTATATCGCTTCTTCAAGCAGTTTAAAAAAGCGCAAACTCAACAGACTCATAGACCTAATAGACCAGCGTTATGTTGATCAAATTAATACAGATAGTATTGTAGATGTAACGGTAAATGAGATCATGCAAAATCTAGATCCGCATTCTGTTTACATCCCTAGCAGTGAGCTGGAAGATGTAGATAATAACATGCGCGGTGATTTTGTAGGTATAGGAATACGCTTCTTTGTCAACCAAGATTCTATCTCTGTTTTGAGAGCTATTGAAGATGGTCCTAGCGATAAGGCAGGAATAAAAGGTGGTGATAAAATTCTTTATGCAGACGGTAAACCGCTCTTCGGAGCAAATGCTATTTCTACAAATGTGCTTAAAGGTGAAGAAGGTTCTAAAATAGTTTTAGGAATTTTGAGACCAGGTGATGAAGAGGTAATCAACGTTCCTGTAGTAAGAGGAAACGTCGCTATCAAAAGTATAGATGCGAGCTACATGCTTACTAACAAGTTGGGCTACATTAAAATAAATCGTTTTGCAGAGTCTACCGAAGAAGAATTTAAAAACGCGATCAAACAACTTAAAAGAGCTGGAGCTACTCAAATCGCTCTAGATTTAAGAGATAATCCTGGAGGCGTTTTAAGTGCGGCAGTCGCCATTGCAGATGAATTTCTTAAGGAAGATCAATTAATTCTTTTCCAGAAAGATCGCAATGATAAACGTAAAGACAGTTATGCTACAGATCGAGGTTCTTATGAGAATAGCGCCGTTTACATTTTAATAAATGAAAATAGTGCGAGTGCGAGTGAAGTAGTTGCTGGCGCACTTCAAGACAACGACAAAGGAACCATAATAGGTCGTAGAAGTTTTGGAAAAGGATTGGTTCAACAAGAGATCAAATTAGGTGATGGTAGTGCTGTAAGATTAACTATCGCTCGTTACTACACGCCTACTGGTAGGAGTATCCAAAGACCTTATAGTAACGGTAACGAAGACTACTTCAAAGAATATATTGACAGGTATAGTAATGGAGAGCTTCAAAACGAAGAAAACATTCAAGTAAATGACTCTTTAAAACGTGTGACTCCAGGTGGTAAGGTAGTTTACGGCGGCGGCGGTATTATTCCAGATGTATTTGTTGCTAGTCCAGATGGATATGTGTTACAAACTTTAAATTACTTCGGGAGAACAGGATTTGCTGATCAGTTTGTGAATCGATACCTTCAAGATGAAGGTAAATTTATGAGAGATATGTCTCAAGAAGAGTTTATCAATTCTTACGAAGTCACTGAAGAAATGATGAAAGAATTTATTCTTTATGCACAACTTAATAATACCAGTATAAAACTACCTGGTTATCGAGATGAAATAGCATTGATCATAAAATCATCTCTTGCAGAACAACTCTTCACTACTGAACTGAAGGTAAAACTACTCAATCAAGAAGATGAGATGATTGAAAAGCTTTTAGAACTGAGCACGTCAAGGTCTAGCTAG
- a CDS encoding HupE/UreJ family protein — translation MDDFLLYVSEGFHHVMNFNVGAYDHILFFILIAVPFLFNSWKKLIGLSLAFTVGHILSLLLVIYGKVSFNSNYIEFLIVVTIAIAALYNIFTAGNRHRDNHNWITLIVALFFGLVHGFGFANGFKMLAAGAESKLLMLLEFALGIELGQLLVILVVLILNFIFTGLFRFNKKEWVQIISSIVLGMVIPLLIVRWIF, via the coding sequence ATGGATGATTTTTTATTGTACGTGAGTGAAGGTTTTCACCATGTGATGAACTTTAATGTAGGCGCTTATGACCATATTTTGTTTTTTATCCTCATTGCTGTTCCCTTTTTATTTAATAGCTGGAAAAAACTTATAGGTTTAAGTCTAGCTTTTACCGTAGGACATATTTTATCACTGTTACTGGTTATTTATGGAAAGGTTTCCTTTAACAGCAATTATATAGAATTTCTTATAGTTGTAACCATAGCTATAGCGGCACTTTATAACATTTTCACCGCGGGAAACAGGCATAGAGATAACCATAATTGGATTACTCTGATTGTAGCTTTATTTTTTGGATTAGTTCATGGATTTGGTTTTGCAAATGGTTTTAAAATGCTTGCAGCAGGTGCCGAGAGTAAGTTACTCATGCTTTTAGAATTTGCGTTAGGAATTGAGTTAGGACAGCTGCTCGTCATTTTAGTAGTTCTTATTCTCAACTTTATCTTTACTGGTCTCTTCCGATTTAATAAAAAGGAATGGGTGCAAATTATTTCTTCAATAGTTCTAGGAATGGTGATACCTTTATTGATCGTAAGATGGATATTTTAG
- a CDS encoding response regulator, with the protein MDSILDLSYELETNGEFKDSYDLNVKALRMSLDRKDNYYTAVAYGYLGFDFLRQGDTLEALNNFKRAQKHALLYDDPVLIADSYGNLASIYSYDSNKRDLEESYTKMAIETYKKYQDTTGLQFIYHNYAHSLEERGDFEKLKNYLDLLNGPKFINNTAPVYRASIDNLSAKYHLELENYSKADSLLLEVIQISTKENLPQEQETAYQYYSESLFEQNRFEQAYATRLKYEELLKINQRKDLEISLDRVAFSNQMIQFKEELKRSEIENELQQEKIRNKTVLIYALATLITVILLGLYFTFQLSRKRKQLNRELKEKNKLYLKEKNRAEKLALAKSDFFSTVSHELRTPLYGVIGLANILLENNKDQNTHEDIKSLKFSADYLLALVNDVLQVNKIDANNHENEQTDFNIKELVQKIVASFEYMRRQNKNVITIDIEERVPSIIHGNAVRLSQILMNLIGNAAKFTENGVITIQVKVKHVTAEKVRLLFSVNDNGQGIANSKIKQIFEEFKQGDSHSYNYQGTGLGLPIVKRLLELSDSEIQLETEEGKGSSFSFELAYDIVDSSKQGELRTKGNYLLDTDILKGKRILIAEDNRINQMVTKKILEKDGVICTVVENGQEAVVEMKNNTYDLILMDINMPVLNGIEATKEIRKVSSIPILALTAVEIMEIRQSISEAGMNDFIVKPYDVIRFKQLIIKSIVEHQNKADS; encoded by the coding sequence ATGGATTCAATCCTTGACCTATCCTATGAGCTAGAAACAAATGGTGAGTTTAAAGATTCTTATGATCTTAATGTAAAAGCTTTAAGAATGTCCTTAGATAGAAAGGATAATTATTATACCGCAGTTGCCTATGGATATTTAGGATTTGATTTTTTAAGACAAGGGGACACTTTAGAAGCTTTAAATAACTTTAAAAGAGCACAAAAGCACGCACTACTTTACGATGATCCTGTTTTAATTGCTGACTCCTACGGTAACCTAGCGAGTATTTATTCTTATGATTCTAATAAAAGAGATCTTGAAGAATCTTATACTAAGATGGCTATTGAAACTTATAAAAAATATCAGGATACTACAGGCTTACAATTCATTTATCATAATTATGCTCATTCCTTAGAAGAAAGAGGTGATTTTGAAAAGTTGAAAAATTATCTAGATTTATTGAATGGGCCTAAGTTTATTAATAATACAGCTCCTGTATATCGCGCTTCTATTGACAATTTATCAGCAAAATATCATCTCGAACTTGAAAATTATTCAAAAGCTGATTCACTTCTTTTAGAGGTTATTCAAATCTCCACAAAAGAAAACCTACCTCAGGAACAAGAAACAGCCTATCAATATTATTCAGAAAGTCTTTTTGAGCAGAATCGATTTGAGCAAGCTTATGCTACGAGATTGAAATATGAAGAATTGCTAAAGATAAATCAAAGGAAAGACCTAGAAATATCTTTAGACCGAGTAGCTTTTTCTAATCAGATGATTCAGTTTAAAGAAGAGCTCAAACGTTCTGAAATAGAAAATGAATTACAGCAAGAAAAAATTAGAAACAAAACTGTTTTAATTTATGCTCTCGCTACGCTTATTACTGTCATATTACTAGGGCTTTATTTTACTTTTCAGTTATCTAGGAAAAGAAAACAGCTCAATCGGGAGTTGAAGGAGAAGAACAAACTTTACCTCAAAGAAAAAAACAGAGCTGAAAAGCTAGCACTTGCAAAAAGTGATTTCTTCAGTACGGTAAGCCATGAATTGCGCACTCCTCTGTATGGAGTTATAGGGTTAGCAAATATTCTATTAGAGAACAATAAAGATCAAAATACGCACGAGGACATTAAGTCTTTAAAATTTTCTGCAGATTACCTTCTAGCTTTGGTAAACGATGTGTTGCAAGTCAACAAAATTGATGCTAATAACCATGAAAATGAGCAAACCGATTTTAATATTAAAGAATTGGTTCAGAAAATAGTTGCTTCTTTTGAATACATGCGACGACAAAATAAAAATGTCATTACTATTGATATCGAGGAGCGAGTTCCTAGTATAATTCATGGAAATGCGGTTAGATTATCGCAAATATTGATGAATTTAATAGGTAATGCAGCAAAATTTACTGAAAACGGAGTTATTACAATACAAGTTAAAGTCAAACATGTGACAGCTGAAAAGGTAAGGTTATTGTTTTCTGTAAATGATAATGGACAAGGGATTGCTAATAGTAAAATCAAACAAATATTTGAAGAGTTTAAACAGGGAGATTCCCATAGTTATAACTATCAAGGAACAGGACTAGGTTTACCTATCGTAAAGCGATTATTAGAGCTTTCAGATTCTGAAATACAATTAGAAACAGAAGAAGGTAAAGGCTCCAGCTTTTCCTTTGAATTAGCATATGATATTGTCGACTCATCAAAACAGGGAGAGTTGAGAACAAAAGGGAATTACCTTTTAGACACAGATATTCTCAAAGGCAAAAGGATTCTAATTGCAGAGGACAATCGCATCAATCAAATGGTGACTAAGAAGATTCTGGAGAAAGATGGTGTCATTTGTACAGTAGTAGAGAATGGACAAGAAGCAGTCGTAGAAATGAAAAATAATACCTACGACCTCATCTTAATGGATATTAATATGCCTGTTTTAAATGGTATCGAGGCTACAAAAGAGATAAGAAAGGTAAGTTCAATTCCTATTTTAGCTCTTACAGCGGTTGAGATTATGGAAATCAGGCAATCTATCTCAGAAGCTGGGATGAATGATTTTATCGTCAAGCCTTATGATGTGATTAGGTTCAAACAATTGATTATAAAAAGCATTGTAGAGCATCAAAATAAAGCTGATTCATAA
- a CDS encoding 3-phosphoshikimate 1-carboxyvinyltransferase encodes MDFKLHKVEAPHDKSSLQISGSKSESNRWLILQALYENLIIQNISDSDDSKHLNEVLQSDESVLDIGHAGTAMRFGTAFFATQENKDITLTGSARMKQRPIGILVDALNKLGAQVSYLEKEGYPPLRIKGSKICGGKLSIDGSVSSQFLSAILLVAPRFEKGLELHVTGELTSKPYLEMTLGILKQVGVKVSTSNKDGNYVVHISPLNKSAIHTAVVESDWSSAGYWYSWVALQEEGNEMQLSSFNENSLQGDSELVHMYLPLGVKTTYGRNSIKLAKIKSSLPRLVELDLTKEPDQAQTIFATCLALGVDARLTGLHTLKIKETDRIEAMKVVGSRFRESEITTTNNSIHLHFEKNTVFNKDVLVDTFQDHRMAMAFAPLAMKTSLIIKDAMVVTKSYKNYYKDLKTVNVSITEI; translated from the coding sequence ATGGACTTTAAACTTCATAAGGTAGAAGCACCGCATGATAAAAGTTCTTTACAAATATCTGGTTCAAAGAGCGAGAGCAATAGGTGGCTTATTCTTCAAGCGCTTTATGAGAATTTAATTATCCAGAATATTTCAGATAGTGATGACAGCAAACATCTCAATGAGGTCTTGCAAAGCGATGAATCTGTACTAGACATAGGTCATGCTGGTACTGCAATGCGTTTTGGTACCGCATTTTTTGCAACCCAAGAGAATAAGGACATAACCTTAACAGGAAGCGCTCGTATGAAGCAACGTCCTATAGGTATTTTAGTAGATGCTCTTAATAAGTTAGGCGCTCAGGTTTCTTACTTAGAAAAGGAAGGTTATCCACCGTTGCGTATTAAAGGGTCTAAAATTTGTGGAGGAAAGCTATCCATCGACGGTAGTGTTTCTAGCCAGTTTTTAAGTGCGATACTTCTTGTAGCGCCTCGTTTTGAAAAAGGCCTTGAATTACATGTAACAGGAGAATTGACCTCTAAGCCTTATTTAGAAATGACATTAGGCATTTTAAAGCAGGTAGGCGTTAAAGTCAGTACCAGTAATAAAGATGGTAATTATGTAGTTCATATTTCACCTTTGAATAAAAGCGCTATTCATACCGCAGTGGTAGAAAGCGACTGGAGCAGTGCAGGATACTGGTACAGTTGGGTAGCTTTGCAAGAAGAAGGTAATGAAATGCAACTTTCTTCCTTTAATGAGAACTCTTTGCAAGGTGATAGTGAGTTGGTACATATGTACTTGCCGCTAGGAGTGAAGACCACGTATGGTCGTAATAGCATAAAATTGGCTAAGATAAAATCGAGCCTTCCTAGGCTTGTAGAATTAGATTTAACTAAAGAACCAGATCAAGCCCAAACTATTTTTGCTACCTGTTTAGCTTTAGGAGTCGACGCACGGTTAACAGGTTTGCACACGCTCAAGATTAAAGAAACAGATCGTATAGAAGCTATGAAGGTGGTGGGATCTCGCTTTCGCGAAAGCGAAATAACAACAACAAACAATTCTATTCACTTACATTTTGAAAAGAACACAGTGTTTAACAAAGATGTGCTGGTAGATACTTTTCAAGATCATAGAATGGCAATGGCTTTTGCGCCGCTTGCTATGAAAACAAGTCTTATTATTAAGGACGCAATGGTCGTGACAAAGAGTTATAAAAACTACTATAAGGATCTTAAAACGGTAAATGTAAGCATTACAGAAATTTAA
- a CDS encoding nucleotide pyrophosphohydrolase → MSLKKSQEQVDEWIKNHGVRYFNELTNMAQLTEEVGEVARIIARRYGEQSEKESDKNKDLGEELADVMFVVLCLANQTGTDLEAAFNKKLKIKTERDHDRHHNNSKLKS, encoded by the coding sequence ATGAGCCTAAAAAAATCACAGGAGCAAGTAGACGAGTGGATTAAAAACCATGGAGTTCGTTACTTTAATGAACTTACTAATATGGCACAACTTACAGAAGAAGTAGGCGAGGTAGCCCGAATTATTGCGCGACGTTATGGCGAGCAAAGTGAGAAGGAAAGCGATAAAAATAAAGACCTTGGAGAAGAACTGGCAGATGTTATGTTTGTGGTTCTGTGTCTCGCAAATCAAACAGGAACCGACCTCGAAGCGGCGTTTAATAAAAAATTAAAGATTAAAACAGAACGCGATCACGATAGGCATCACAATAACTCCAAATTAAAATCTTGA